The candidate division KSB1 bacterium genome segment TTTTTAACTTCCGGCCTTTCGACCGCCGCCGCGTTTGTACACATGATTGCCAAGGATCAATGGGAACGCGAGACTCTGGCCATGGCCGATAATATGTTTCTGACCGCCGAGCTGGTCATTTTGGCGCTTTTTATCATCAACATGTTGAGCTCTTCGGAAGTGCAGATCCGCGCCGCGATGCTGCTGCTGACTGGACCTTATGCCGCAACCTTTTGGGTGTTCGTCATTCTGCTGGGCATTCTTGTGCCTTTGTTCATCCAAACGCGCGCTGTTAAGCATAAAGTGATCCACACCCCTATTGCGCCGCTTTTGGTCATGCTCGGCGGGCTCATTCTGCGCTTTATTCTCGTCGGAGCAGGTCAATTGAGTCACTATGCCCTGTACAAGTTTTGAACATTTTTTCATGAAATGGAGGCGTTTTTATGGAGTCCTTACCTTCCTTGGATGAACTAAAACCAAAGCCTTATATGAATCCCTATTTTGCCGGCATCGGGTTGGGTTTGGTTCTGTTGGCTTCGTTTGTCATTATGGGACGCGGCTTGGGTGCGTCCGGCGCTTTTTCCTCCGCTGCAGCCTGGCTGGTGCAGCAAATTGCGCCGAAGCATGCGGCTTCAAACAACTTTTATGCTGAATACCTCGGTGACGGCAGCGTTCATCCGCTCAAAGATTGGCTGGTCTTTGAGGTGATCGGCCTTTTCATCGGCGGTTTTCTTTCGGCCAAGTTGGCGCACCGTGTTAAGGGCGGAATCGAAAAAGGGCCTCGTTTCAGCAGCGGCAAACGTCTGCTTTTTGCCTTTCTCGGCGGCGGACTTATGGGAATCGGCGCCAAACTGGCGCGCGGCTGCACCAGCGGCCAAGCTCTCACCGGCGGCGCGGTCTTGAATCTGGGCAGCTGGGCGTTTATGATGTCGGTGTTTGCCGGCGGCTATGCTTTGGCCTACTTTTTAAGGAGACAATGGATATGAACGCGCCTTTTTATAAATACGGACTCTTTAACGACGAGGTCAGCCTGATCGTCGCCGTGCTGATCGGCATCGGCTTCGGATTTTTTCTCGAACGCGCAGGCTTCGGCAGCGCCCGTAAACTGGCGGCGCAGTTTTACTTTACCGATATGACCGTGCTGAAGGTGATGTTTACGGCCATCGTTACCGCTATGATCGGACTCTATTATCTTTCGGTTTTCGGCGTGGTCGATCTGTCGCTGGTCTATCTGACGCCCACCTATCTGCTGCCGCAGGTTGTCGGCGGGCTGCTGCTCGGCTTCGGCTTTGTCATCGGCGGCTATTGTCCGGGCACCTCCTGCGTCGCCGCAGCGACCGGAAAATACGACGGCTGGGTCTATCTGCTCGGCATGTTCCTCGGCATTCTGGTCTTCGGCGAGCTCTTTCCTCTGGTGGAGAAATTCTACTATATGACGCCGATGGGAACCGTCACCCTGCCGCAGGTGCTCGGTCTGCCGTACGGTTTGATCGTATTTCTGGTCAGCGTGATGGCGGTCGGCGCGTTTGCCGCAGCGGAATGGGGCGAACGCAAAATGGCGGCAAAAAAAGCGGAGGAAAAGTCATGAAGCTCTTTGCTCAACTCGGGCGAATGACCTTGAACCAAAAACTGGCGGCGCTGCTGCTGGTTCTGGGATTCCTTGCGGTGTTCTTGGGCGACCCCTATCGTCGGGCCAAGGCGGCGATCGATGCCAAGGAACTGGCTTTGATCGTCGAAAAGCAGGTAGACCATGTTACGGCAGAGGAATTGGCAGACTGGATCATTCAGGGTCGCGCCGATTATCGTCTGATCGATCTGCGCAGCGAAGCGGAATACGCGGCTTATCACATACCGACTGCTGAAAATATTCCATTAACGGAACTGCCGAATGCCGAACTGATGCGCAATGAAAAAATCGTTCTCTATTCCGAGGGCGGTATCCATTCCGCTCAGGCCTGGTTTCTGTTGAGAGCAAAAGGCTATAAGGCGGTTTATATGCTTTTCGGCGGTTTGGAAGAATGGAAGGACAAGATTCTTTTTCCGGTTATTCCTGCCGATGTTCCGCCCGCCGAAGAGAAGCGTTATGCTAAAATGGCCGAAATAAGCCGTTTCTTCGGCGGAACGCCGCAGACGAGCGGCGAAGCGATGACCCAACGGCCGAACGTCAATCTTCCTGCTCCTGCGCCCGTTGCCGCTCCAAGCGCTGCACCCAAACCTCAGGGCAAGAAAAAGAAAGAAGGCTGCTGATTTCATCGGAGATTATACAACCAAAAAGGCAAGCTCCCGATTGCTCATCTGGAAAAGCTTATGATTCATGACCTGTTGTGGATTTCTGGCGGATTCGTGCTGCTCTATTTCGGCGCCGAAGGCCTGGTGCGGGGCAGTTCTTCCTTAGCCATGCGGTTAAAAATTTCGCCATTGGTGATCGGCCTTACGGTCGTGGCCTACGGTACAAGCATGCCGGAGATGGTCGTCAGCCTCAAGGCTGCGCTGGCGGGACAAGGCGGCTTGTCCATCGGCAACGTCGTCGGCAGCAATATCTTTAACATCGCCGTCATTCTGGGGTTTTCGGCGCTGATTTCGCCGTTGAAGGTAAAGCTCCAGGTCATCCGCATCGATGCTCCGATTGCTTTGTTTGTCGCGCTGCTGTTCTGGGTCTTTTTTCATGATGGGGTCCTCGACCGGTGGGAGGGAGGTTTCTTTTTACTCACGACAGTGATGTATACCGTCGGTAATCTTTATTTTTCGCGCCGCGCGGGCAAACGCGCCGAGGCCGAATTTGCCGACACGTTCGGCGTCGCCCCCTGTCCGAGCCTTTGGATCGAGACAGCGCTCATTCTCCTGGGACTGGCTGCTCTGGTTTTCGGCGGCAATGGGCTGGTTAACGGCTCGGTCGGCCTGGCTCGACGCATCGGCGTCAGCGAAGCAGTCATCGGGTTGACGATCGTGTCCGCAGGCACCAGTCTGCCGGAACTTGCTACGTCGCTTGTGGCAGCCTTTAAGAAGGAAGCGGATATTGCCGTCGGCAACGTCATCGGCTCGAACATCTTTAACATCGTTGCGATTTTGGGCACGGCTTCGCTGGTGTCGCCCATCGTCGGCACAGATATTCGTACGCTCGATATCGGGATGATGATCGGTTTGTCGCTGCTCATTGTGCCCATGATGCGCACGCGTTTCCGCATCAGCCGGGCCGAAGGCGTCGTACTGATTGCGGCTTATGTCGGCTATCTTTTTCTGCGCATTATGCCGAAGGGTGCGATTTTTTGAACCGGTTCTAAAATAATTATCCAATTGACCCAAACATAAAAAAAGCGCCCGAAAATCGGGCGCTTTTTCTTTTTTCAAGA includes the following:
- a CDS encoding YeeE/YedE family protein, with protein sequence MESLPSLDELKPKPYMNPYFAGIGLGLVLLASFVIMGRGLGASGAFSSAAAWLVQQIAPKHAASNNFYAEYLGDGSVHPLKDWLVFEVIGLFIGGFLSAKLAHRVKGGIEKGPRFSSGKRLLFAFLGGGLMGIGAKLARGCTSGQALTGGAVLNLGSWAFMMSVFAGGYALAYFLRRQWI
- a CDS encoding YeeE/YedE family protein, coding for MNAPFYKYGLFNDEVSLIVAVLIGIGFGFFLERAGFGSARKLAAQFYFTDMTVLKVMFTAIVTAMIGLYYLSVFGVVDLSLVYLTPTYLLPQVVGGLLLGFGFVIGGYCPGTSCVAAATGKYDGWVYLLGMFLGILVFGELFPLVEKFYYMTPMGTVTLPQVLGLPYGLIVFLVSVMAVGAFAAAEWGERKMAAKKAEEKS
- a CDS encoding rhodanese-like domain-containing protein, coding for MKLFAQLGRMTLNQKLAALLLVLGFLAVFLGDPYRRAKAAIDAKELALIVEKQVDHVTAEELADWIIQGRADYRLIDLRSEAEYAAYHIPTAENIPLTELPNAELMRNEKIVLYSEGGIHSAQAWFLLRAKGYKAVYMLFGGLEEWKDKILFPVIPADVPPAEEKRYAKMAEISRFFGGTPQTSGEAMTQRPNVNLPAPAPVAAPSAAPKPQGKKKKEGC
- a CDS encoding calcium/sodium antiporter, with the translated sequence MIHDLLWISGGFVLLYFGAEGLVRGSSSLAMRLKISPLVIGLTVVAYGTSMPEMVVSLKAALAGQGGLSIGNVVGSNIFNIAVILGFSALISPLKVKLQVIRIDAPIALFVALLFWVFFHDGVLDRWEGGFFLLTTVMYTVGNLYFSRRAGKRAEAEFADTFGVAPCPSLWIETALILLGLAALVFGGNGLVNGSVGLARRIGVSEAVIGLTIVSAGTSLPELATSLVAAFKKEADIAVGNVIGSNIFNIVAILGTASLVSPIVGTDIRTLDIGMMIGLSLLIVPMMRTRFRISRAEGVVLIAAYVGYLFLRIMPKGAIF